Proteins from a single region of Pyrus communis chromosome 6, drPyrComm1.1, whole genome shotgun sequence:
- the LOC137736841 gene encoding calcium-transporting ATPase 10, plasma membrane-type-like isoform X1 — protein MSQSRGSRADLEAGGSRSGDLDDESSSSPFDIARTKDASVERLKRWRQAALVLNASRRFRYTLDLKKEEEKQQTLRKIRAHAQAIRAAYLFKEAGDQQVIGVVVPKPSSTGDFPIGQEELVPVTRDHNFAALQQYGGASPPHNLFCDLNWYINTIAYFCSVVSLHQVTGLGDLLKTNLDKGIHGDDVDLLKRKNAFGSNTYPRKKARSFWRFLWEAWQDLTLIILMVAAVASLALGIKTEGIKEGWYDGGSIAFAVLLVIVVTAVSDYRQSLQFQNLNEEKRNIHLEVIRGGRRVEVSIYDLVVGDVVPLNIGDQVPADGILITGYSLAIDESSMTGESKIVRKDSKDPFLMSGCKVADGNGTMLVTSVGINTEWGMLMASISEDTGEETPLQVRLNGVATFIGIVGLTVAFLVLIVLLVRYFTGHTKDTTGKPQFTAGKTKFGDALDGAIKIVTIAVTIVVVAVPEGLPLAVTLTLAYSMRKMMADKALVRRLSACETMGSATTICSDKTGTLTLNQMAVVEAFTGGRKIVLSGDKPDLSPMLSSLLIEGIALNTNGSVYMPETGGDIEVSGSPTEKAILQLGIKLGMNFDAIRSESSLLHVFPFNSEKKRGGAAVKLPNSEVHIHWKGAAEIVLACCTKYLDPNDNLVAMDDEKSKIFRKSIEDMAARSLRCVAIAYRPHELEDVPTDGQLSEWALPDDDLVLLAIVGIKDPCRPGVGDAVRLCQKAGVKVRMVTGDNVQTAKAIAMECGILAPDSDATEPTLIEGKVFRELSDKQREDYAEKISVMGRSSPNDKLLLVQALRRRGHVVAVTGDGTNDAPALHEADIGLAMGIQGTEVAKESSDIIILDDNFASVVKVVRWGRSVYANIQKFIQFQLTVNVAALIINVVAAISSGDVPLNAVQLLWVNLIMDTLGALALATEPPTDHLMDRTPVGRREPLITNIMWRNLLVQAFYQVTVLLVFNFRGISILKLHGPNATTVKNTLIFNTFVLCQIFNEFNARKPDEFNIFQGITKNLLFMGIVGATLVLQIIIVEFLGKFTKTKPLTWDLWLISAVIAFISWPLAVVGKLIPVPETPLFKYFTRMIPWRRNNSEASQ, from the exons ATGAGTCAATCGAGAGGCTCACGGGCGGATTTGGAGGCCGGCGGCAGCCGCTCGGGCGACTTGGACGACGAGTCCTCGTCCAGTCCTTTTGACATTGCCAGAACTAAGGATGCTTCGGTCGAGCGCCTCAAGCGCTGGAGG cAAGCGGCACTTGTGCTGAATGCTTCTCGTCGATTCCGGTACACCTTAGACttgaaaaaggaagaagaaaagcagCAGACGCTAAGGAAGATTAGAGCCCATGCACAAGCCATACGA gCTGCATATCTTTTCAAGGAAGCTGGAGACCAGCAAGTGATTG GAGTCGTAGTGCCAAAACCAAGTTCTACTGGCGATTTTCCAATTGGACAAGAGGAACTAGTTCCAGTGACGAGGGATCATAATTTTGCTGCTCTTCAACAATATGGGGGGGCAAGTCCACCACATAATCTCTTTTGTGATCTGAATTGGTACATCAACACTATTGCTTATTTTTGTTCTGTTGTTTCCTTACATCAGGTCACAGGCTTAGGGGACCTATTGAAAACAAATCTCGACAAGGGAATTCATGGAGATGATGTTGATTTACTAAAACGGAAAAATGCATTTGGGTCGAACACATATCCTAGGAAAAAAGCAAGAAGTTTCTGG AGATTTCTTTGGGAAGCTTGGCAAGATCTTACTCTGATCATTTTGATGGTAGCTGCAGTGGCTTCTTTAGCGCTGGGTATAAAAACAGAG GGTATAAAGGAGGGATGGTATGATGGGGGCAGCATTGCTTTTGCAGTTCTCCTTGTCATTGTTGTTACAG CCGTTAGTGATTACAGACAATCTCTTCAGTTCCAGAATTTAAATGAGGAAAAGAGAAATATACATTTGGAA GTCATTAGAGGTGGTAGACGTGTTGAGGTCTCAATTTATGATCTAGTTGTTGGTGATGTTGTACCCCTTAATATCGGCGATCAG GTCCCTGCTGATGGCATTTTAATAACTGGGTACTCACTTGCAATAGATGAGTCGAGTATGACTGGAGAGAGCAAGATT gTTCGCAAGGACTCCAAGGACCCATTTCTAATGTCCGGCTGCAAAGTAGCAGATGGAAATGGTACTATGCTG GTAACTAGTGTTGGGATTAATACTGAATGGGGAATGCTCATGGCTAGTATTTCTGAAGATACTGGTGAAGAAACTCCTTTGCAG GTGCGTTTGAACGGGGTTGCGACTTTCATTGGTATTGTTGGACTCACAGTGGCTTTTCTTGTCTTGATAGTCCTGTTGGTTAG ATACTTTACTGGCCATACAAAAGATACAACTGGAAAACCTCAGTTTACCGCTGGAAAGACAAAATTTGGAGATGCCTTAGATGGAGCCATTAAAATTGTTACTATTGCA GTCACCATTGTGGTGGTTGCTGTTCCTGAAGGGCTCCCTTTAGCTGTTACCTTGAC GCTTGCCTACTCAATGAGAAAAATGATGGCAGATAAGGCCTTG GTGCGGAGGCTGTCTGCATGTGAAACCATGGGTTCTGCAACTACAATCTGCAGCGACAAGACTGGAACCTTAACATTAAACCAG ATGGCTGTTGTTGAGGCTTTTACGGGTGGGAGGAAAATTGTTCTCTCTGGCGATAAGCCAGACTTGTCTCCAATGCTATCATCTTTGCTTATTGAAGGCATTGCATTGAATACAAATGGCAGTGTTTATATGCCTGAG ACTGGTGGTGATATAGAGGTTTCTGGATCACCAACTGAAAAGGCAATTCTGCAATTGGGAATCAAG CTCGGAATGAATTTTGATGCCATAAGGTCTGAGTCTTCACTTCTTCACGTGTTCCCATTCAACTCTGAGAAAAAACGAGGTGGTGCTGCAGTTAAATTG CCCAATTCCGAAGTTCATATACACTGGAAAGGGGCTGCTGAAATAGTCTTGGCCTGTTGTACAAAGTACCTGGATCCAAATGACAATTTGGTAGCTATGGATGATGAGAAG TCAAAAATTTTCAGGAAATCAATTGAGGATATGGCGGCTCGCAGTTTGCGTTGTGTTGCCATTGCTTATAGACCACATGAATTGGAAGATGTTCCAACTGATGGACAACTATCTGAGTGGGCATTGCCTGATGATGACCTTGTCTTGCTTGCTATTGTTGGTATAAAG GATCCTTGTCGGCCTGGGGTGGGAGATGCAGTGCGACTATGCCAAAAAGCTGGTGTTAAG GTGCGCATGGTCACGGGTGACAATGTTCAAACTGCGAAAGCAATTGCTATGGAATGTGGCATACTTGCTCCAGATTCAGATGCTACCGAGCCAACACTCATTGAAGGAAAAGTTTTCCGTGAACTTTCGGATAAGCAGAGAGAAGATTATGCTGAAAAGATTTCG GTGATGGGGCGGTCTTCCCCAAATGACAAGCTTCTGCTTGTGCAAGCATTGAGGAGAAGGGGTCATGTTGTTGCTGTAACCGGAGATGGCACTAATGATGCTCCTGCACTGCATGAG GCGGACATTGGTCTTGCAATGGGTATTCAAGGGACTGAAGTTGCCAAAGAGAGTTCAGATATCATTATCTTGGATGATAATTTTGCTTCAGTTGTGAAG GTTGTTAGATGGGGTCGATCTGTATATGCaaatattcagaaattcatccaattCCAGCTTACAGTCAATGTTGCAGCACTAATTATAAATGTCGTGGCAGCCATTTCATCTGGTGACGTTCCACTAAATGCTGTTCAG CTTCTGTGGGTGAATCTTATCATGGATACTCTTGGAGCTCTAGCATTGGCTACGGAGCCACCTACAGATCACTTGATGGACAGAACCCCTGTTGGTCGAAG AGAGCCGCTCATAACAAATATAATGTGGAGGAACTTGTTGGTTCAG GCTTTCTACCAAGTCACTGTCCTACTTGTCTTCAACTTCCGAGGAATAAGTATACTGAAGCTGCATGGTCCCAATGCTACCACTGTGAAGAATACTCTGATATTCAATACATTTGTCCTATGTCAA ATTTTCAATGAATTCAATGCTCGAAAGCCCGATGAGTTCAATATATTCCAAGGGATAACCAAGAACTTACTTTTTATGGGAATAGTAGGAGCAACTCTCGTACTTCAG ATTATCATCGTCGAGTTCCTTGGGAAGTTCACTAAAACAAAACCCCTTACTTGGGATCTTTGGCTGATTTCAGCTGTAATAGCTTTTATCAG TTGGCCTCTCGCTGTTGTTGGGAAACTGATTCCAGTTCCAGAAACTCCGTTATTCAAGTATTTCACAAGAATGATCCCTTGGCGAAGAAACAATTCAGAG GCTAGTCAGTAG
- the LOC137736841 gene encoding calcium-transporting ATPase 10, plasma membrane-type-like isoform X2, whose translation MSQSRGSRADLEAGGSRSGDLDDESSSSPFDIARTKDASVERLKRWRQAALVLNASRRFRYTLDLKKEEEKQQTLRKIRAHAQAIRAAYLFKEAGDQQVIGVVVPKPSSTGDFPIGQEELVPVTRDHNFAALQQYGGVTGLGDLLKTNLDKGIHGDDVDLLKRKNAFGSNTYPRKKARSFWRFLWEAWQDLTLIILMVAAVASLALGIKTEGIKEGWYDGGSIAFAVLLVIVVTAVSDYRQSLQFQNLNEEKRNIHLEVIRGGRRVEVSIYDLVVGDVVPLNIGDQVPADGILITGYSLAIDESSMTGESKIVRKDSKDPFLMSGCKVADGNGTMLVTSVGINTEWGMLMASISEDTGEETPLQVRLNGVATFIGIVGLTVAFLVLIVLLVRYFTGHTKDTTGKPQFTAGKTKFGDALDGAIKIVTIAVTIVVVAVPEGLPLAVTLTLAYSMRKMMADKALVRRLSACETMGSATTICSDKTGTLTLNQMAVVEAFTGGRKIVLSGDKPDLSPMLSSLLIEGIALNTNGSVYMPETGGDIEVSGSPTEKAILQLGIKLGMNFDAIRSESSLLHVFPFNSEKKRGGAAVKLPNSEVHIHWKGAAEIVLACCTKYLDPNDNLVAMDDEKSKIFRKSIEDMAARSLRCVAIAYRPHELEDVPTDGQLSEWALPDDDLVLLAIVGIKDPCRPGVGDAVRLCQKAGVKVRMVTGDNVQTAKAIAMECGILAPDSDATEPTLIEGKVFRELSDKQREDYAEKISVMGRSSPNDKLLLVQALRRRGHVVAVTGDGTNDAPALHEADIGLAMGIQGTEVAKESSDIIILDDNFASVVKVVRWGRSVYANIQKFIQFQLTVNVAALIINVVAAISSGDVPLNAVQLLWVNLIMDTLGALALATEPPTDHLMDRTPVGRREPLITNIMWRNLLVQAFYQVTVLLVFNFRGISILKLHGPNATTVKNTLIFNTFVLCQIFNEFNARKPDEFNIFQGITKNLLFMGIVGATLVLQIIIVEFLGKFTKTKPLTWDLWLISAVIAFISWPLAVVGKLIPVPETPLFKYFTRMIPWRRNNSEASQ comes from the exons ATGAGTCAATCGAGAGGCTCACGGGCGGATTTGGAGGCCGGCGGCAGCCGCTCGGGCGACTTGGACGACGAGTCCTCGTCCAGTCCTTTTGACATTGCCAGAACTAAGGATGCTTCGGTCGAGCGCCTCAAGCGCTGGAGG cAAGCGGCACTTGTGCTGAATGCTTCTCGTCGATTCCGGTACACCTTAGACttgaaaaaggaagaagaaaagcagCAGACGCTAAGGAAGATTAGAGCCCATGCACAAGCCATACGA gCTGCATATCTTTTCAAGGAAGCTGGAGACCAGCAAGTGATTG GAGTCGTAGTGCCAAAACCAAGTTCTACTGGCGATTTTCCAATTGGACAAGAGGAACTAGTTCCAGTGACGAGGGATCATAATTTTGCTGCTCTTCAACAATATGGGGGG GTCACAGGCTTAGGGGACCTATTGAAAACAAATCTCGACAAGGGAATTCATGGAGATGATGTTGATTTACTAAAACGGAAAAATGCATTTGGGTCGAACACATATCCTAGGAAAAAAGCAAGAAGTTTCTGG AGATTTCTTTGGGAAGCTTGGCAAGATCTTACTCTGATCATTTTGATGGTAGCTGCAGTGGCTTCTTTAGCGCTGGGTATAAAAACAGAG GGTATAAAGGAGGGATGGTATGATGGGGGCAGCATTGCTTTTGCAGTTCTCCTTGTCATTGTTGTTACAG CCGTTAGTGATTACAGACAATCTCTTCAGTTCCAGAATTTAAATGAGGAAAAGAGAAATATACATTTGGAA GTCATTAGAGGTGGTAGACGTGTTGAGGTCTCAATTTATGATCTAGTTGTTGGTGATGTTGTACCCCTTAATATCGGCGATCAG GTCCCTGCTGATGGCATTTTAATAACTGGGTACTCACTTGCAATAGATGAGTCGAGTATGACTGGAGAGAGCAAGATT gTTCGCAAGGACTCCAAGGACCCATTTCTAATGTCCGGCTGCAAAGTAGCAGATGGAAATGGTACTATGCTG GTAACTAGTGTTGGGATTAATACTGAATGGGGAATGCTCATGGCTAGTATTTCTGAAGATACTGGTGAAGAAACTCCTTTGCAG GTGCGTTTGAACGGGGTTGCGACTTTCATTGGTATTGTTGGACTCACAGTGGCTTTTCTTGTCTTGATAGTCCTGTTGGTTAG ATACTTTACTGGCCATACAAAAGATACAACTGGAAAACCTCAGTTTACCGCTGGAAAGACAAAATTTGGAGATGCCTTAGATGGAGCCATTAAAATTGTTACTATTGCA GTCACCATTGTGGTGGTTGCTGTTCCTGAAGGGCTCCCTTTAGCTGTTACCTTGAC GCTTGCCTACTCAATGAGAAAAATGATGGCAGATAAGGCCTTG GTGCGGAGGCTGTCTGCATGTGAAACCATGGGTTCTGCAACTACAATCTGCAGCGACAAGACTGGAACCTTAACATTAAACCAG ATGGCTGTTGTTGAGGCTTTTACGGGTGGGAGGAAAATTGTTCTCTCTGGCGATAAGCCAGACTTGTCTCCAATGCTATCATCTTTGCTTATTGAAGGCATTGCATTGAATACAAATGGCAGTGTTTATATGCCTGAG ACTGGTGGTGATATAGAGGTTTCTGGATCACCAACTGAAAAGGCAATTCTGCAATTGGGAATCAAG CTCGGAATGAATTTTGATGCCATAAGGTCTGAGTCTTCACTTCTTCACGTGTTCCCATTCAACTCTGAGAAAAAACGAGGTGGTGCTGCAGTTAAATTG CCCAATTCCGAAGTTCATATACACTGGAAAGGGGCTGCTGAAATAGTCTTGGCCTGTTGTACAAAGTACCTGGATCCAAATGACAATTTGGTAGCTATGGATGATGAGAAG TCAAAAATTTTCAGGAAATCAATTGAGGATATGGCGGCTCGCAGTTTGCGTTGTGTTGCCATTGCTTATAGACCACATGAATTGGAAGATGTTCCAACTGATGGACAACTATCTGAGTGGGCATTGCCTGATGATGACCTTGTCTTGCTTGCTATTGTTGGTATAAAG GATCCTTGTCGGCCTGGGGTGGGAGATGCAGTGCGACTATGCCAAAAAGCTGGTGTTAAG GTGCGCATGGTCACGGGTGACAATGTTCAAACTGCGAAAGCAATTGCTATGGAATGTGGCATACTTGCTCCAGATTCAGATGCTACCGAGCCAACACTCATTGAAGGAAAAGTTTTCCGTGAACTTTCGGATAAGCAGAGAGAAGATTATGCTGAAAAGATTTCG GTGATGGGGCGGTCTTCCCCAAATGACAAGCTTCTGCTTGTGCAAGCATTGAGGAGAAGGGGTCATGTTGTTGCTGTAACCGGAGATGGCACTAATGATGCTCCTGCACTGCATGAG GCGGACATTGGTCTTGCAATGGGTATTCAAGGGACTGAAGTTGCCAAAGAGAGTTCAGATATCATTATCTTGGATGATAATTTTGCTTCAGTTGTGAAG GTTGTTAGATGGGGTCGATCTGTATATGCaaatattcagaaattcatccaattCCAGCTTACAGTCAATGTTGCAGCACTAATTATAAATGTCGTGGCAGCCATTTCATCTGGTGACGTTCCACTAAATGCTGTTCAG CTTCTGTGGGTGAATCTTATCATGGATACTCTTGGAGCTCTAGCATTGGCTACGGAGCCACCTACAGATCACTTGATGGACAGAACCCCTGTTGGTCGAAG AGAGCCGCTCATAACAAATATAATGTGGAGGAACTTGTTGGTTCAG GCTTTCTACCAAGTCACTGTCCTACTTGTCTTCAACTTCCGAGGAATAAGTATACTGAAGCTGCATGGTCCCAATGCTACCACTGTGAAGAATACTCTGATATTCAATACATTTGTCCTATGTCAA ATTTTCAATGAATTCAATGCTCGAAAGCCCGATGAGTTCAATATATTCCAAGGGATAACCAAGAACTTACTTTTTATGGGAATAGTAGGAGCAACTCTCGTACTTCAG ATTATCATCGTCGAGTTCCTTGGGAAGTTCACTAAAACAAAACCCCTTACTTGGGATCTTTGGCTGATTTCAGCTGTAATAGCTTTTATCAG TTGGCCTCTCGCTGTTGTTGGGAAACTGATTCCAGTTCCAGAAACTCCGTTATTCAAGTATTTCACAAGAATGATCCCTTGGCGAAGAAACAATTCAGAG GCTAGTCAGTAG
- the LOC137736842 gene encoding choline monooxygenase, chloroplastic, protein MAMTVATFQPKTLRPKSPYLLPNLPRRVCNFKALSLHNPQLPSLVGQFEPTIPIERAGTPPSSWYTDPSFYSLELDTLFYRGWQAVGYTEQISNAGEFFTGRLGNVEFVVCQDGDGKLQAFHNVCRHHAMLLAYGSGRKSCFVCPYHGWTYGLDGALLKATRITGIQNFNEHEFGLVPLKVATWGPFILLNMEQNVDSDPGSVQNEWLGSSAEVLSNNGIDTSLSFVCRRDYVIECNWKVFCDNYLDGGYHVPYAHKGLASGLNLDGYSTTMYEKVSIQKCESGLTERKNDFDRLGSKALYAFVYPNFMINRYGPWMDTNLVLPLGPRKCQVRFDYFIEASLKDDTDFIERSLKDSERVQMEDVMLCEGVQRGLESPTYNIGRYAPTVENAMHHFHCLLHKSLTE, encoded by the exons ATGGCGATGACTGTGGCAACTTTCCAACCCAAAACACTTCGACCCAAAAGCCCTTACCTTCTTCCCAATCTACCCAGAAGAGTCTGCAACTTCAAGGCCTTGTCCCTCCACAATCCCCAGCTCCCATCACTCGTGGGTCAGTTCGAACCCACCATCCCAATAGAGAGAGCAGGGACTCCTCCCAGCTCATGGTATACCGATCCATCCTTTTACTCTCTCGAACTCGACACCCTTTTCTACCGTGGATGGCAGGCCGTAG GATATACAGAACAGATTAGTAATGCAGGGGAGTTTTTCACTGGCAG ATTGGGAAACGTAGAGTTTGTGGTATGCCAAGATGGTGATGGAAAGCTTCAAGCTTTTCACAATGTCTGTCGACATCACGCGATGCTCCTTGCGTATGGAAGCGGCCGCAAGTCCTGCTTTGTCTGCCCTTATCAT GGATGGACGTATGGGTTAGATGGTGCACTTCTCAAGGCAACTAGGATAACTGGAATACAGAATTTCAATGAACAC GAGTTTGGACTTGTACCACTAAAAGTAGCAACTTGGGGACCGTTTATTCTTCTCAATATGGAACAGAATGTTGACAGTGATCCAGGCAGTGTGCAAAATGAATGGCTTGGCAGCTCCGCAGAAGTACTGAGTAACAACGGGATTGATACTTCATTAAGTTTTGTTTGCCGACGTgattatgtgattgaatgtAACTGGAAG GTCTTTTGTGACAACTACTTAGATGGGGGATACCACGTGCCTTATGCACATAAAGGCCTTGCATCTGGTCTTAATCTTGACGGTTACTCTACCACA ATGTATGAAAAGGTCAGCATTCAAAAGTGTGAAAGCGGCTtgacagaaagaaaaaatgatttTGATCGGCTTGGGTCAAAAGCGCTGTATGCTTTCGTGTATCCAAATTTCATGATTAATAG GTATGGACCTTGGATGGATACCAATCTAGTATTGCCGCTGGGACCACGGAAATGTCAAGTGAGATTTGATTACTTTATTGAAGCTTCTCTTAAG GATGACACAGATTTTATAGAGAGAAGTTTGAAAGACAGTGAAAGAGTACAG ATGGAAGATGTCATGTTATGTGAAGGCGTTCAAAGAGGTTTGGAATCGCCCACGTACAATATCGGTAGATACGCCCCGACTGTAGAGAATGCCATGCACCATTTCCATTGCCTGCTTCACAAGAGCCTAACAGAATGA